AGGCCGGCATCTCCGCCGAGACGCTGCGCAAGATCGAGACCGGCCGCGCGCCCACCCCGGCGTTCTTCACGGTGGCCGCACTGGCCCGCGCGCTCGGGCTGTCCATGGACGAGCTGGCCGGGCTGTGCGCCCTCGCCGGGGTGTGAGGGTGCGGTGACGCCCCTTCCCGAAAACTCCCTGTAGCGGCGCCGTAACACGGCTGGTGTTCCCTACGTGACCGGACGGACCGGAGTCCTCAGGTCGGGCGGGAGTCGAACCATGGCCGTGGAACAACTGCCGGGTCGGGTCGGGGACTTCACCCGCTACCTGACCGCACTGCTGACGCGTCTGGACCAGGGCGCCGGCTGGTGCGGGGTGTTCTGGCAGCGTGACCCCGAGGGCATGCGGGCCTGCCTCGACGGGCGTGAGATCCCGCCCTGGGACGTGGTGGAGGCGCTGCTCCAGGACCTCGCCGGCCGGTACGGTGCCGCTGCCGCGGAAGCCGAGACAAAACCCGCCCGCGCCCTGCACGCCGCCGCGCTCGCCGCGTACGACTCCCTGCCCGGCGCGCGCGACGCCCTGCGGGACCGGCTCGACGTCATGCTCCGCGAGCAGCGGTACGCCGCGGAACGCGAGACCCGGCTGACCCGGACGCTGTCCCACCCCGGCACGACCCCGGGGACGGCCGCCTCCCTCCGGCTCGACCTCGCCTGGGCCCACGACGACCACACCCGGGCAACGGCCCGTTGCACCGAACTCCGATCCCGGCTGACGGCACTGGATGCCGTCCGGCGGGGGAGCGGGGGCATCCGGG
The Streptomyces sp. NBC_01723 genome window above contains:
- a CDS encoding helix-turn-helix domain-containing protein, with the protein product MVRTPLTPEEHERGERLGRLLREARGERSMTEVAAEAGISAETLRKIETGRAPTPAFFTVAALARALGLSMDELAGLCALAGV